A region of the Kaistia geumhonensis genome:
GCCTATGCCGACGGCTGCGAGAAGTCGCTGGCCGCCAACTCGATCACCACGGTGGTCGATTCGGGCGCCTGCGCGCAGTCGAGCCAGGTTGCGGCCCAGACGCCCGTCGGTCTCGGCCTGACCCCGACCATGGTCATCGGTGGCGGCGTCGTCATTGGTGGCGCTGCAGCGATCATCATCGCTGCGTCGCAGGACGACGATACTCCTTTCATTCCGGTCAGCCAGTAAGGCTCGACCGCAAGACGGATCTCCGCGTAGAGCGGAGATCCATTGATGTCGGTGGTCAGTCCGCCAGCGCGGCGACCTTGCTTGTTGAGTTGCGCGGCACCCGAGTGAAGGCCCGGACGTTCGCGACGCGCGCCGGGGTTCGCTCTGCGTCAGGCTTCTGCGGCTGCTGCCGACCGGGACCGCCATCGTACGACGGAGTCCGCTGGGTCGGCGCCTTGCCCGATATGGCGCATCCGGCTGCCATACCTCCTTGAGGTTCGCACGCACCTGCGGAGAAGCAGGGCGCTCCCAGTAGCCAAGCGCGAGGCTCAGGCTTCATCCGTTCCTGCGTTCAGCCAGCGTTGCAGCGCCGGGAGGCGCCTGCGCATCTGATCAAGTTACATCGCGACCACGTACGGATCTGTGGTCCCGCCCGTCCTTGGATGGCTGGCGATATTGCCCGAGGGCGATAGGGCGACTCGCGCCATTCTTCCCCGTCGAAACGGTCAGTCCCTGCCAACGGCAGCGCGCCGGCTGCGAAACTGGTTGCTTCTTTGCGAACCTAGACTCGACGACGAGCGGGACCCGAAAGCGTTGTGCAACCGGGGGATGACGAAGGATCAAGCCGCCGCGACGGCCTGATCCCTGATCGTCAGAATCTCGTCAATGGTGCGGCGCGGCGAAGCCGCCGACTTCAACGGCCCGTCTGCCGGCCGTCCCAGCGCGATCATCATGACCAGCCGCTGGTCCTTCGGAATCTCCCCGACGATCTTGATCTGACGTTCGGTCGAATGGGGAACGGCGAGATTGAGCGGGCAGCTCGCGGCGCCCATGGCATGCGCAGCGAGCATCAGGTTCATCGCGAAAAGCGAGGCATCCACATAGCCCTGATTGCGCTGCTGGGCTCCGCCCCAGGCCGCGAGATCGAAAGCCACCACGACCAATCCCGTGACCGTCTCGGCAAAGCCGGCTGATCCCGCCTGAAGAGCGAGCAGCTGCCCGATCCGTTCCCGATTGCTGTAGAAGTGGATCTTCGTCGCCTGGCGGTTGCACTGCGATGGGGCGGTCTGGGCGATCCGCACGATCTCCTTGACCGTTTCAGCATCCAGAGGCTCCGGAGAGAACATGCGGCAGCTGAACCGCGACGTCAGCAAGGCGGCCTTTTCGGGCGAGGGCGACGGCATGCCGTCCGGATAGTGCCTCAGGCCGCCAGAGCCCAGGACAGCGGACGCGGTGGCCCGGTCCTTCAGGAATGCGTCGATGCTGTCGAGAAGCGGATCTGACAGGCCTGCGCTGCGATGCAGCGCCAGATAGTCCTGCAGCGCCCCGGTCGCCATCAGGATCGGCAGATCGTTCGAACCGATGCCATAGCGGCGAGCCGCCTTCATGATCTCCGTGATCTTCTTCCGGCCGAACAGCATCCGAGGATTAGCGAGCGAAAGCCCTTTCTCGATTGCATGTGTCTCGATGATCAACTTGTAGTATGTCTTGTTGCGGCGATCCTGAAACGGAGAAATTCCGCAGTAGTGGGCATACATGTACAGGTCGAGGAAGAACTCGGAAGCAAACATTGACGACTTCGAAAAGGCGCTTCCGAGACGGGAAATATACGACATGGGGTATCCTCAACCTGGATGGTGCATCGGCGGCCTGGGCGTGGCGTCAGGCTTCCATCGTAATTTCTCTTGGCTTCAGTACTCGGCAAGGCTGGCCGGCGCAGATCATCCAGGCCGGCAATGTCGTCGTCACGACGGAACGGGCGCCGACAACCGTGCCTTCACCGATCTCGACGCCGGGCATGACCATGGCCTCCGCGGCCACCCAGACGTGATCCCCCAGCCGGATAGGGGCCGTCGTCAGCGGTCGGCGCAACGATCGTGTGTCGTGGCTTCCAGTGCACAGGAATGCGCGCTGGCTGACCGCCACCTTCGAACCGATGGAGATGCGGTCCATCGAGTAGCAGTCGACATTGTCGCCGAGCGCGGAGTACTCGCCCATTTGCAGGTTCCATGGCGCCCAGACGAAGCATGACGGCGCTATGCGGCATCCGGCTCCGATTTCGGCGCCGAAGCATCTGAGGAGGAAGCGTCGCCATCCATGCAGCGCCCACCGCGGCGTGGGGCGAAACAGAAGCGACCACGCGAGCGACCAGACCAGACGTCGCAGCAACTGCGACCTGGAACTGAGATTGCGATATTTCAGGGACGAGAAATCTGACGTCATTGGCCGCGACATGGCGCGAGCTGCTCCGATCGAAACGTCCTGGTGCTCGCTGCAGCGGCATTTTCATGCCTCTCGGCACCTTCTGGACTACCAGCGCCGGACCGTACCGCCAACTCTGCCCCCTGCAACCTGTCTGTCGAGCCGAACACGGCTGAGAGCGCCGCACCCTGATAAACACGCCGCCGACGACCGACATCGCGGCTGTCATCTGCGGCGGCTGGACGACCCATGAAACGCGCGGAACACCTCGCAGGGCGGTACTGCTCTGTCAACGCTCCCGCAGGGCACTATATCTTGCTGCATCGCAGCAAGGCAATGGTCGGCATCAGGCGATCGGACCTCAATCCCTATCAGCGTCGCATGCTCGCCGAGGATCCGGCGGCCTCTCATCTGGCGCTGATGATCCTGTTGCCAGCCCGAAAGTCTGGCCGGTGTCGTCAATGGATGCCCGGGTGGCCGAGCTCGCTTGGCTCGGGCCAGAAAGCGGATCGCGGCTGGGTCAGGAACGCCCGCCGCGCTAGGCCTCCGCCTTCGCTTCCGAGGTCACGTCGCTCGGCTTCGCCTCCGGCATCGACTGCCTGATCTGCTGAAAGACGCGGAGAAGAATGACGAGATCTGCCACCACCAGCGCGCAGAGCGTCGGCGTGATGTCGCCGCGGAAGAAGAAGGGCGTGGCGGCACTCGCCAGGTAAACCGTCAGCGCGATGTGCCCGAAAGACGACTGGCGATTCTCGGACAACAGTTGGCTGCCGAGCGCCATCCATGCCGAGCAGAACGATGCGGCCAGTCCGAGCAGGGCAAATGTCAGATGGGACGAGCTCAGCTTGCCGTGTGACATCTGCTGGAGAATCTGCGGGCCGAACACGGTCAGGCCGATCGCCACCGGCGCCATGATGGCAAGGCTGAGCGCGATGTTCAGTCGGAGCAGTCTCCGCCAGAGGCGCGTGTTGCCGGACATCTTGACGTGGATCAGTTCGGGGATGCTGGCCCGGGTCAAGAGACCGGAGAACTGGAGCGGGATACGCGTCAGCATGCGCGAAGTGCTGAAGGCGGCCGCGGCTGCGGGCCCGAGAAACCAGCCGATTGTCAGGACGACGCCCTGAAGCCCCAGCGAGTTGGACAGGGTCAGTGAGAGCGCACCGAGCGAGGGCTTCAGCAACGACTTGAGCGTCGCCATGTCGGCGTGCTTGATGCCCTGCCGAGCCCAGGGCTCGAATTTGCGGGCAAGGGACGTTGCCACGACAAGGCCAAGCACCTGGCAGCTCAACTGTCCGAGGGCAGCGCCGATGATCCCGCCGCCCAGAAGGGCGATCGAGGCGACCGTCAGGCCGTTGACGAGGAACAATGTGTCCACGATCAGCGCGCTGACCGCGAACTTGTGGGTTGCCTGAAAGATACCTCGCTGGATGCTCAGTTGCAGGCTGAGAAAGGCGTAGCAGGCCGAAAGCGCGATCGCGATCGAGATCTCGCGCGGTGTGAAGGGCGACGATGCGGTCGCGGTATCCGGGTGACCAAGCTGCCAGATGATGGCTCCGGTCGCCACCGCGACGCAGATGGTCGCCGTCATTGCCGTGAGAAAGAGCCAGGCCGACTGGAACGCCTTGAGCGCCTCATTGTGCTGGCCCCGCGCGACAGCCTGCGTCATCCTAACTGCCACGGCCTGCCCCAGACCGAAGTCGGACAGTGCGATGAAAGTCGGTATGGCTGTCACCATCAGCCAGACGCCATAGCCCGCTCCACCCCAGGAGTAGGTGAGCGCCGGCACCAGGACGATCTGGACAATCAGGATCCACACCTTGCCCAGCAGGCCGGCTCCGAACCCGTTGATGAGCCTGCGTGCGGTCGGATGGCTGAGGATCGCCTTGAGGTTCACGTCGAGCGGCTCCGCAACTAAGATGACGAGGTTCGGATCATGTCGTTCCGCGCCGCGCCTCTATGCTTAAAAGGACGGACAGACGCGACCGACGGTCGATTATGGCCTGCGGGTCTATGCGCGGCTATGACGGCGGGGGCACAGTTCCGAAGCCCTCTTCGGTGCAGCGCAGGCCAATTGACGCACCGCACCCATCGCTTCTACCCGGTCAGTGCAAGATCGGTGATCCGCGGCCGTGGCCGCCTCTGATGGTTGCCCTGATCATCTGGTGAACTGACGGACTCCAGGCCGCCTTACGCCCATCGGCGGCATGCGCCCCACAGGCGGACGACCCGCTGCTGGGCGACCGAGCGCTCCGATCAGCGTCCGCCTCGCGCTCTCGGTCATTGTGCGAGGCACATCGGACGAAAGGATCATGGCAACGACGAACACGATCCAGCTGAACGAGAAGGCGTCGGCCAGATATCCCTCGAAGACGCTGCCCGCGAGGAGTCCCCAGAGAATCCCTTTCGGGATGCCGGCATAAGGTCGCGACGCGATCGGCAGCCGTGAGGTTCCTGCGTATTGGTAGGCTGCCAGCAGCGTAACAGTCATGAGCAGGATCGGGAACATGATGCCGAAAGTGGCCCATCCTCTCAGGATGCTGTTCTCCGAGTAACCTTCCATGATCCCGAAGCCGAGCAATGGCTTCTCGGAAACGCGGTCATAGAGGTAGCTCCAGGCTTCGCTGCGCGTATTGCCATCGCTGCCCCTGTTGTAGGCGTCGAGCGAGAGGATCGATTCCGACGACAGCGCGCCGACGACGGCGACAATGGCAAACAACGCCGCTACCGCCTTCAGTCGCGGGCTGAAATTCTGCCAGAACGCGCCGTAAGCACCGAAGAGGACGACGATGATCGCCGTGCGCGAACCGGTCAGCACAATCAGGAAAAGGCAGGCGAGCATGCAGACGGCAGCAACAATTCTCGGCCACCGACCGCCGATCGACCAGAGGGCGAAGAGCGACATCAGGCAGACCGCCATCTGGACCCCGAGGAAGTTCGGATGGGTCGAGGATCCATAAAAGCGCGGATTGCGATTAAGGAACCCGTAGCCGGTGGCGTAGCTGAGGACATTCAAGGCGACGAGGCCCACAGAGAAGGCGGCCAGCGCCATGACGACGCTGAAGATCATTTCATGACCTGAAAGGCGGCTCCGGCATGAGGCGAAATAGGCGCAGATCGCCATGATGATCACTGCGCCCAATCCATATTTCGAGGCCGTATCCGGGTATTGGACCACGACTCTAGCGAAGACGTAGACTGGAAGCATTATTATAAGGAAAGATAGGAAATCGAACTTGAATCTCAGGGTGTTCTTGATGAAGAATTCGTACGCAAAGGTTACCCCCAGCAGAGGAAACAGGATGTATTGTCCATAGTTCCTGAGCATGCCGGCGATTGGGTGGGTGACCATTGCGACGATGGCGTCATCGTAGCCGCTTCGAATGCCGTCGGCGCCCTTGAAGGTCGCCACGGTCATGAGCAGGATGATGCTGATGAAAAGGCCCTTGTCGATCGAGGGCCGCGGCGGCTGTCCTTTGGACGCGATCAGCATTTGACCATCGTGTTCTCTTGCAAGCCGGCTCACCCAGTCGCAGGGCGGGCATCGGGCGCGTGCGATCAATCCAGCGGATGGATTTTGCAGTGCACTATGGTGAAGCGGACGCTGTTCGAGGTCAAGCTCGACGATACCTGTGGTCGCGCAGCTCGCTGCAGCGAGTTGACCGACTGCCCGCCGACGGGCTCCCGCTACGGCCGGCGGCGCCTTTTCGCCACATAGGGATGCACGATGACGCACCGGGTCATCGGCAATGGAGAACGGCGCATGGCGGGATTCTCTCTGAATGCGGTGCACGCCGCCATCCTCGTCATGCTCGGTACCGGGCTCGCATCTGCGGAGCCCACCATCTTTCATGTCAGCGACCCTGTCGGTCCCGGCGACTCGGTCTTCGTTGCTGGCGCGGGACTGGCCTCGACGACGAACGTCGCCATCTGGCCGATTCCAGGGAAAGACGCGAGCCCGGCATCCGGCGAGAGCCGCGAAGCGCGGGTCATTCGTTCCGATGCGCGATCCCTCGTGTTCGCCGTTCCGCAAGACCTTCCGAGCGGGACGTACGGGTTTTCGATCCGTGCGCAGGACGGCGTCGCGAAGGGTGTACTGAACGCTCCGACTGTCTATTGGAGCCAGTCCGACCGTGGCCGGGTTGCTTCGCAGGGCGGCTGGATTCGTGTCGTGGGGCGAAATATTGCGCGGAGTGCCGACGCCCGGCTTGAGCTTTCTCGTGAGGGCGCCGCGGTCGTGCGGCTCGCGCCTTCACGATTCGATGTCTGGGACGCCTCGTTCGCGGTGCCGTCCGATATTGCGCCTGGGACCTATGCGCTCAACCTCAGCAATGGCGATGCGGGCGGTACGATCTGGCGGAACGCCGGCGCAGTAACCATCGCCGCGTCCGGGAAACCCCTCGCCGAAACAACAATCAGCATCGCGGATTTCGGCGCTGTTGGAGATGGCAAGACCGATGCGAGCGATGCAGTCGACGCTGCGCTCGCAGCTGCTGCCGCGAAGGGCAACACAGTGGCGTTTCCTCAGGGGACGTTTCTCCTTTCAAGAACCATCCAGGTTCCCGACGGCGTTGCCCTCGCGGGCGAGGGCATGGACAGGACCATTCTTCTGCTCGCCGATCTCGACATGCCCCCCGATCCGCTGATCAACGCCGGCGCTCGCTTTGCATTGCGTGACCTGTCGATTGTTGCGCGGCGCCATCTCGGACTGGTTCGTGCCGGCGCCGTCGGCGACGCGGCGGGTCCCGAACATGGTGTCACCATAGAACGCGTAAGGATCCGGGCATCCGCGTTCATGAAGCGGCCGAGTCCAGAGGAGCTTCAGAAGAGGCTCGACCTGATGATGACGGAGGGGAGGGGCGCTCCAGCCCTTCTTCTCACAGGGCACAACATCCGGGTGAGCGATTGCGACATCGTCACCTCGATGAGGTCGATATTCCTCGTTGACGCAACAGATGCGGTGGTGTCCGGAAACCACGTCGGCAACGGGCGGCGCGGCTGGTATTCTATCAGCCGCAGCAACAGGGTGTTGATGGAAGACAATGAGATCTTCGGGGCCGACCTCCAGGCTTCCGGCGGTGGATTGAACACGCTGGCCGGCGACGAGCCCCGCTCCCAGAACATCCTCGTCAGGAACAACACGTTCAGGCTGATGTTCGGCGGCGACAGGGAGCCTCTGACGACCGATGGTCCCGGCGGTTTCTATTACGGGCCAGCCATATCGACGACGCCCAGGTCCGTTCGCATCGGCGCAGGTGGCGTGACGTCGAGCTCGGGGGACTGGAGCGAGGCGGCCTTCTATGTGGTCGCGGGCGAGGGGGCGGGACAATATGCGCGCGTCGCTGCCTTTCGCGGTGGTGCCGTGGATATCGATCGCGATCTGGCGGTGCCGCTCGACTCGACATCCGTGATCTCGATCGTTCCTGCCCAAGAAAACTATGTGATTGTCGGTAATACCTTCGAGGATACCGGTGCGCTGCAGACTTATGGCGGATCGATGGATACCATCTTCGCGGGCAACCGCATGAGGCGCTCGATCGGGATCATCATCAATGGCGGGGAGTACCGCAATCCGCAGCCGAGCTGGTACGCGCAGGTCCTGGACAATGTCATCGAGAGCGCCAACGGCTTCACGCCAACGGTGCTGAAAGTGGGCGCCTGGTCGCGAACGAAGAGTCCGCTGGACCGCGTGCTCACATTCGGCACGATCGTCCGCGGCAATCGGCTCGGGCCGATGGTCAAGCTCGAGGTCTCGGCGACACGAAGCGACTTTCCGCTCGTGGATGGCACGATCGTCGAGCGTAACGAACTCGCAGACGGCAAGGGTGCCGTAGCGGTCACTGCTACGGGCGGCAACGTGACGTTGAGAGACAACGCGCCGGAAGGTGGTCTGTCGGGGCTGTCAGACTAGCGGCGCGATCCGCCGGTCCTCGAGAAACGGGACCGGTTCGACAGGCGATCCCGCATAGATGCGGTTGAACAGATCGAGAATGAAAGTGGCGCCGACGGCGCCCGTGAGATGCGCGCTTGCCCAGGCGGACCGCCGCGAGGCGACATCCTGCTCGAGTTGGCGCGTCTCGATGGCGCTGTCGATCGCCGCGGCCACCTTTTGCGGCGTCACCCGTTCGATGACCGCGCCGCGCCACGGGGCGTCGAGGCAGATCGAGGCGCCGACGCGATCCGACGTGATGACATAGGCACCCGCAAAGAGCGCCTCGCTCACGACAGCGCCCCAGCCGTCATCGAGCGTCAGCGACGGCTGGACCAGTATATCCGTGTTCAGGAGGAGATCAGGGACATCGCCCATCGGTATTGCGCCGCGGTAGCTGAAATCGTCGCCGTGCCCGGCAGCATAGGCTTCCACTGCCGCGGCATCCCGGCCGGTGCCGGCCACCGTCACGCTGATCGGTGAGCGCACATGAGCGAGCGCGTCGAGGAAGACGCGGATGCCCTTCTCTGTCACCGTCCGGCCGAGATAGGTCACGCGAACGCGCTGGTTCCCCGATGGCGGGCGACCCGCCGCATAGGCTCTGTCGGGGAGGAAGTAGGCGAAGGGGTAGATGGTCGATCGCTTGTAGCCGGCCATCCGGAACCAGCCTGGCCCATGGCGCCCGATTCCCAGCACGAAATCGGCATGCCGGCGGACAGGGCCTTCCGACAGCCAGGACTGGCCGAGCCGGGCCAGCCCCGAAATGCCCTCGAATGCACGTGGTTCGCTCATCAGCCCGAATCTGCGCTGCGCCTTGAGGACGGCATCGAGCGCGCTGACGATGGACGGCACCCATCGAATGCCCGAGAAGATGTGAACCGTTTCGGGCGACGCCTTCTCGATCAGCGTTCTGACTTCAGAATCCGATGGGCCGATGATGCAGTCCATCTCGCCCCGCCCGGCCAGTTCCCAGCCCAGCGTGCGCCTGGCCTCGGAGAGATCGGACTGGGCCACGTAGGTGATTCCAGAGACTTGGCCCGAGTTCTTGAGAGCCAGGTAGAGGTCCATCTTGTGGGGCGAAACCGACGGCTCCCACATCATGATCTGCCACTGGTTCATCGGCCGTGTTGCCCCGATCGTTTGCCGGAATTCAGACGAAGTGACTGCCGCGGCCCTGTCAACGGCAGACCGCGCAAAGCGGCAGGATGCACGAACCCATCCCGCCGAAGTGTCTCAGCTTTCCAGAGTTCGCTTGAGGAACTCGACCTTGTCCATCATCGCACCCAGGCGGCTCTGGAACACCGCGTCGCTGCTCAGGAAGGGACGGCGCTTCGATGCGGCGTCCAGCGCCGCGACCATCCTGGTGAGGTCCGGACCTCCGGATGAGGGCGAAGCGTTCGGGGCGGTCGGGGAAGTCTTCGGCTTGCCGGCCGCCGGTGCGGGGCGTTTCGGCCGCAGCGAGCGCGCAAGCGCCTCCGTACCCCGAACATAGGCATCGAAATAGGGGTTCGTCGAAAGGCTTTGGCGCATCCTGAAATCGCGAATGGCTGCCGCCGGGGAGTTGTCGCTGAGGAGAAACTTTTTGCCGAATAGGAAGGCGGTGCTGTCCTTCATCTGCTGCGAGCGGCTGGGCGCCGGGAGCTTCTGCGGCTGGTAGGCAAGATCCATGGAACTCGCCCAGTCGATCCACTTGAACGAGCTGATGGCGTTGGAGCTGGCGACCGGAACCCACGGCACGCGCAAGGTGTCGGAGACGATCGCAGCGTGCATC
Encoded here:
- a CDS encoding glycosyl hydrolase family 28-related protein, encoding MTHRVIGNGERRMAGFSLNAVHAAILVMLGTGLASAEPTIFHVSDPVGPGDSVFVAGAGLASTTNVAIWPIPGKDASPASGESREARVIRSDARSLVFAVPQDLPSGTYGFSIRAQDGVAKGVLNAPTVYWSQSDRGRVASQGGWIRVVGRNIARSADARLELSREGAAVVRLAPSRFDVWDASFAVPSDIAPGTYALNLSNGDAGGTIWRNAGAVTIAASGKPLAETTISIADFGAVGDGKTDASDAVDAALAAAAAKGNTVAFPQGTFLLSRTIQVPDGVALAGEGMDRTILLLADLDMPPDPLINAGARFALRDLSIVARRHLGLVRAGAVGDAAGPEHGVTIERVRIRASAFMKRPSPEELQKRLDLMMTEGRGAPALLLTGHNIRVSDCDIVTSMRSIFLVDATDAVVSGNHVGNGRRGWYSISRSNRVLMEDNEIFGADLQASGGGLNTLAGDEPRSQNILVRNNTFRLMFGGDREPLTTDGPGGFYYGPAISTTPRSVRIGAGGVTSSSGDWSEAAFYVVAGEGAGQYARVAAFRGGAVDIDRDLAVPLDSTSVISIVPAQENYVIVGNTFEDTGALQTYGGSMDTIFAGNRMRRSIGIIINGGEYRNPQPSWYAQVLDNVIESANGFTPTVLKVGAWSRTKSPLDRVLTFGTIVRGNRLGPMVKLEVSATRSDFPLVDGTIVERNELADGKGAVAVTATGGNVTLRDNAPEGGLSGLSD
- a CDS encoding lipopolysaccharide biosynthesis protein, which codes for MNLKAILSHPTARRLINGFGAGLLGKVWILIVQIVLVPALTYSWGGAGYGVWLMVTAIPTFIALSDFGLGQAVAVRMTQAVARGQHNEALKAFQSAWLFLTAMTATICVAVATGAIIWQLGHPDTATASSPFTPREISIAIALSACYAFLSLQLSIQRGIFQATHKFAVSALIVDTLFLVNGLTVASIALLGGGIIGAALGQLSCQVLGLVVATSLARKFEPWARQGIKHADMATLKSLLKPSLGALSLTLSNSLGLQGVVLTIGWFLGPAAAAAFSTSRMLTRIPLQFSGLLTRASIPELIHVKMSGNTRLWRRLLRLNIALSLAIMAPVAIGLTVFGPQILQQMSHGKLSSSHLTFALLGLAASFCSAWMALGSQLLSENRQSSFGHIALTVYLASAATPFFFRGDITPTLCALVVADLVILLRVFQQIRQSMPEAKPSDVTSEAKAEA
- a CDS encoding nitroreductase family protein, encoding MSYISRLGSAFSKSSMFASEFFLDLYMYAHYCGISPFQDRRNKTYYKLIIETHAIEKGLSLANPRMLFGRKKITEIMKAARRYGIGSNDLPILMATGALQDYLALHRSAGLSDPLLDSIDAFLKDRATASAVLGSGGLRHYPDGMPSPSPEKAALLTSRFSCRMFSPEPLDAETVKEIVRIAQTAPSQCNRQATKIHFYSNRERIGQLLALQAGSAGFAETVTGLVVVAFDLAAWGGAQQRNQGYVDASLFAMNLMLAAHAMGAASCPLNLAVPHSTERQIKIVGEIPKDQRLVMMIALGRPADGPLKSAASPRRTIDEILTIRDQAVAAA
- a CDS encoding O-antigen ligase family protein; the encoded protein is MLIASKGQPPRPSIDKGLFISIILLMTVATFKGADGIRSGYDDAIVAMVTHPIAGMLRNYGQYILFPLLGVTFAYEFFIKNTLRFKFDFLSFLIIMLPVYVFARVVVQYPDTASKYGLGAVIIMAICAYFASCRSRLSGHEMIFSVVMALAAFSVGLVALNVLSYATGYGFLNRNPRFYGSSTHPNFLGVQMAVCLMSLFALWSIGGRWPRIVAAVCMLACLFLIVLTGSRTAIIVVLFGAYGAFWQNFSPRLKAVAALFAIVAVVGALSSESILSLDAYNRGSDGNTRSEAWSYLYDRVSEKPLLGFGIMEGYSENSILRGWATFGIMFPILLMTVTLLAAYQYAGTSRLPIASRPYAGIPKGILWGLLAGSVFEGYLADAFSFSWIVFVVAMILSSDVPRTMTESARRTLIGALGRPAAGRPPVGRMPPMGVRRPGVRQFTR
- a CDS encoding polysaccharide pyruvyl transferase family protein, translating into MQLYYFKSKNFGDELNMWMWDRLFGSSLERRPDAYLSGIGTILSDKMPLGKEWFVFGSGVGYRPKPQDFGGPKWTVLAVRGPLTAEILDIDRKLAVTDSAILLAALEECAPMPDSERSGIAFMPHLTVNRFGVYRAACRELGIDYIDPHAGSVEIIQQLRRSRLVIADAMHAAIVSDTLRVPWVPVASSNAISSFKWIDWASSMDLAYQPQKLPAPSRSQQMKDSTAFLFGKKFLLSDNSPAAAIRDFRMRQSLSTNPYFDAYVRGTEALARSLRPKRPAPAAGKPKTSPTAPNASPSSGGPDLTRMVAALDAASKRRPFLSSDAVFQSRLGAMMDKVEFLKRTLES
- a CDS encoding putative colanic acid biosynthesis acetyltransferase, translating into MGEYSALGDNVDCYSMDRISIGSKVAVSQRAFLCTGSHDTRSLRRPLTTAPIRLGDHVWVAAEAMVMPGVEIGEGTVVGARSVVTTTLPAWMICAGQPCRVLKPREITMEA
- a CDS encoding glycosyltransferase — translated: MNQWQIMMWEPSVSPHKMDLYLALKNSGQVSGITYVAQSDLSEARRTLGWELAGRGEMDCIIGPSDSEVRTLIEKASPETVHIFSGIRWVPSIVSALDAVLKAQRRFGLMSEPRAFEGISGLARLGQSWLSEGPVRRHADFVLGIGRHGPGWFRMAGYKRSTIYPFAYFLPDRAYAAGRPPSGNQRVRVTYLGRTVTEKGIRVFLDALAHVRSPISVTVAGTGRDAAAVEAYAAGHGDDFSYRGAIPMGDVPDLLLNTDILVQPSLTLDDGWGAVVSEALFAGAYVITSDRVGASICLDAPWRGAVIERVTPQKVAAAIDSAIETRQLEQDVASRRSAWASAHLTGAVGATFILDLFNRIYAGSPVEPVPFLEDRRIAPLV